A window of Hymenobacter siberiensis genomic DNA:
GCCGGGGCCGAGAACAGCATGCCGGTGCGTACGCCGTCGGCCCCGTACTGGGCGATGAGGTCGAGCGGGTCGGGCGAGTTGCCGAGCTGCTTGCTCATCTTGCGGCCCTGCGCGTCGCGCACGATGCCGGTGAGGTACACGTTTTTAAACGGCACTTCCTGGCGGTATTCGATGCCGGCCATAATCATGCGGGCCACCCAGAAAAACAGGATGTCCGGCCCCGTAACCAGGTCATTGGTCGGGTAGAAATAGTTGATATCGGCGTTGTCGGGGTCTTTGAAGCCGTCAAACACTGAAATGGGCCATAGCCACGACGAGAACCAGGTATCGAGCACGTCCTCGTCCTGGCGCAGGTCGCTCAGCTGCAGGTCGGCCCTGCCGGTCTGGGCAATGGCCTGCTGCAAGGCATCCTCGGCGGTGAGGGCGACTACGAAGGTGCCATCGGGTAGGTAGTAGGCCGGAATCTGCTGGCCCCACCAGAGCTGGCGCGAGATGCACCAGTCGCGCACGTTCTCCATCCAGGCCCGGTACATGTTCTTGAACTTGGGCGGATGCAGGCGCACGGTATCGTTTTCCACGGCGTCGAGCGCGGGCTTGGCCATGTGCTCCATTTTCATGAACCACTGCAGGCTGAGCTTGGGCTCAATCACAGCCTTGGTGCGCTCCGAGGTTTGCACGATGCTGGCGTATTCTTCGATTTTCTCGAGCAGGCCAGCTTCCTGCAAATCCTTGGCAATCTGCCTACGCACGGCGAACCGGTCCTGCCCCACGTAGAGAATGGCCTTCTCGTTCAGCGTGCCGTTATCGGCCAGAATATCGATGACCGGCAGGTTATGCTTCACGCCCAGCTCGTAGTCGTTCAGGTCGTGAGCAGGCGTCACTTTTAGCGCACCGGTACCGAAGTCGATGGAAACGTACTCATCGAAAATTACCGGGATTTCGCGGCCCAGCAGCGGAATGCGCAGCTTAGCACCGGCCAGGTGGCTGAAGCGCGGGTCGTTCGGATTCACGGCCACGGCCACGTCGGCCATAATCGTTTCGGGGCGCGAGGTGGCCACCAGAATATAGCTGTTAGCTGCTAGCTGTTGGCTGTTAGCTTCGTCCGAAGAGGAGCTAACAGCTAACGGCTGAAAGCTATCAGCTAAATAATATTTCAGGTAATACATTTTGGCCTGCACGTCCTTGGCAATCACCTCTTCGTCGGAGATGGCGGTGCGTCCTTCGGGGTCCCAGTTCACCATGCGCACGCCGCGGTAAATCAGGCCTTTATTATAAAGGTCGACGAATACACGGAGCACGGCGTCCGTCAAATCCGGCTCCATGGTGAAGCGCGTACGGTCCCAGTCGCAGGAGGCGCCAAGCTGCTTGAGCTGCTCCAGAATAATGCCGCCGTACTTGTCCTTCCATTGGAATGCGTGGGCCAGGAATTCCTCGCGGGTAAGGTCGGTTTTGCTGATGCCCTGCTCCTTGAGCAAGGCCACTACCTTAGCCTCGGTAGCGATGCTGGCGTGGTCGGTGCCGGGCACCCAGCAAGCTTCCTTGCCCTGCATGCGGGCGCGGCGCACCAGCACGTCCTGAATCGTATTGTTGAGCATGTGACCCATGTGGAGCACGCCCGTCACGTTTGGCGGCGGGATAACAACGGTGTAGGGCTGCTTTTTAGGGTTGGGTTTGGCTTTGAAAAAGCCCTGCTCCTGCCAGCGTTGGTACCATTTGGCTTCAACGTCGGTGGGCGAGTAGGTGGTGGCGAGCGACATGGGGATTTGTGCGAGTAGCAGAAGCAACAAAAATAGGCATTAGAACTGCGGCAAAACAGGTCGTTCGGCCCCAATCACCGCACGATGTGGTCGGAGGTCCGAACGACTTCACCTAATCTACATAAATTTCAGGGCTGGCAACCGACTGATATCGCTACTGCTATCCTCCATGAAGCCTTGCCAAAGGCTATTACGCGTTATCTTATTCATTCTGTATTTCAATAATATACATTATTTATAATATTATTATTGTTAAAAAATACCAGTATTCAAACCTATTGAATATCTGCTTTTTGGAACGCCGTAGACAGTATTCGGGGCTTAAAGTTTAATCCGCTGTTTGTACCTTCCGAATGATTCGGTCTGCTTCTCCGTAATAATTCATGGCTTCGCTCTTTTCTTTTCGCAAACCTGCACCTCCGGCTCCTGTATTGCCCGAAGTGCAGGCCCCGATTGGCACGCTGCGCATTGGCCTGGGGCAATTGCTGGTAGAAGGCGGCGAGCCTGCACGCAACCTCGCCCGGGCCGTGGAGCAGATTGCCCAGGCAGCCGCCCAGCAGTGCGAGCTGGTGTTGTTGCCGGAAACCCTGGATTTTGCCTGGACGCACCCCAGCGCCCTCTACGAGGCCCAGCCCATTCCCGGCCTGTACAGCGACATGCTGTGCGAGGCGGCGGCCCGCCACCAGATTTACGTGTGCGCCGGCCTCACCGAGCGCGCGGCCGATGGCCGCAACTTCAACGCGGCAATCCTCATCGACCCGCAGGGCAATATCATCGTCAAATACCACAAGATAAACCTCTTGGACATCGAGCAGCCCTACTACGCCGTGGGCCAGACGCTGAATGTAGTGGATACACCACTGGGTAAAATCGGGGTAAATATCTGCGCCGATAACTACCTCGACGGGTTGCCCATTGGCCACACCCTGGCGCGCATGGGAGCCGAATTCATTATTGCACCGGCATCGTGGACGGTGGACTACTCCATCACCGAGGAGAACGACCCCTACCAGGAAAAATGGGTAAAGCCTTTTTCAATCCTTGCTCAGCTCTACAACGTAGTGGTAGTGAGCGTTACCTCCGTCGGCTACATCGTGGGCGGGCCCTATGAGGGCAAGAAAAGTGTGGGCTGCTCGCTGGCCGTTGATGCCCACGGCGTGCGGGCGCAGGGGGCCTTCAATGAGTTTGCCGGCCAGCTGGTTGTGGCCGACCTCGCCCGGCCGCATCGCCCGGAGCGCGGCACCGATATCGGCCTGATGCTTCAGCGCAAAGGCTACCGCTTCGACCAGCTGCCGTAAACGTATTATTTCCTTTCGTAATCCTTCCCTTCCATTTAACTACCAACCACCTCTAGTGCCCCACAATCTGCCCTTGCTGCCCACCCCAATTTCTTTATGCAGCCCCTTTATCTCCACCGCCATTGCTAACTCAATTACGCTCTCCAACTTCCCAGACTGCAACAAATTCACCGGCTGATTATCAGCAGTGTATCCGGTGCGTAATGGACACTACCGCGCCGGGAATCACGTTTGACTCGGAGGGCACCTGCTCCTTCTGTGACGTCCACGACCGGATGGAAACGGCCTTTCCGCTCGGCAAAATCGGCCGCGAAACGGTGCGGCAGCAGGCCAATGAAATGCGCCGGGCCGGCCGTAACCGCCGCTACGACTGCGTGGTGGGCCTGAGCGGCGGCCGCGACAGCACCTATACCCTCTGGTACTGCGTCACCCAACTCAAGCTGCGCCCGCTGGCAGTGCATTTCAACGACGGCTTTGGCAACCCCGTGGCCGGCGAAAATATGGCACGCACCTGCCAGCGCCTGGGCGTGGAGCTGCGCACCATCACATCGGACTGGCGCGAGTCGAAAGACCTGAAAATCGCCTTTTTGAAGGCTTCGGTGCCCGATATGGAGGAAGGTACCGACCTGGGTATTGCCACGGCCCTGTATGGGGTGGCGGCCAAAGAAGGCATTCAGCACCTGATTATCGGTCAGTCATTCCGGACCGAGGGCATTGCCCCGCTCAGCTGGAATTTTCTGGATGGCCGCTACCTGCGGGCCGTGCACAAGCAGTTTGGCACGGTGCCGCTGCGGCGCTGGCAGCCCGCCGACCCGGGCTTTAATCTGGGCGTCAAAGAGATGTTTTACTATGCCTTCGTGCGGCGCATCAAGACCATAACGCTATTGTATCACCTTGACTATGTGCGCACTGAAGTTGACGAAATACTGGTGCGCGAGCTGGCCTGGAAAAGCCCCGGCGCGCATTATTCCGACGACCTTTACCAAAGCCTGATTTACTACCTCAACCGCATCAAGTTCAATATCGACCGGCGGCTGTTCAATTATTCGGCACTGGTGCGTTCGGGTCAGATGAGCCGCGAGGTGGCACTACACCGCATTTCCAGCGTCAATTCCATCGAAGACGAATCGATTATTTCGCTCTGCATCAAGCGCTTGGGCCTAACGCGGGCCGAGTTCGAGGCCATTGTGGCCGCTCCGGTGAAAACCTTTCACGACTACCCCAATAATTACGCGTTGCTGAAGCTGCTGCGCGGCCCCATTAAGCTCATGAGCCGGTTGAACCTGATTCCCGAATCGGCTTACGATAAATACTTTAACTGCGGCACCTGAGCCAGGAGCTCAAAAAGGAAGGCCGGTTCATGAGTAGGAGCCGGCCTTCCTTTTTGAGCAATAGCTACCCGCCTTTTGGCTAGGCAGCGATGTGCAGCCACTCTTTCTTTTCGAGCAGGCGCTCGCGGGTTTCGCGGTAGTCGGGGTCGTCCACGCAGCAATCGACGGGGCACACGGCGGCGCACTGCGGCTCCTCGTGGAAGCCCACGCACTCGGTGCATTTATCCGATACGATATAGTAGTACTCGTCTGAAACCGGGATTTGCGGGGCGGTGCCCCCTACTACGGTGCCATCGGGGGCGGCCACTTCCTTCAGCGAGGTGCCATCGGCCCAGCGCCACTGCGCGCCGCCTTCGTAAATAGCGTTGTTGGGGCATTCCGGCTCGCAGGCACCACAATTGATGCACTCGTCGGTTATCATGATGGCCATGGGGCGTCGGGGTTCGGGAGGTGAAGTGAGGAAACCAAAGCAGAACGAGGGGGCTTTACGTAAAACGCCCGCCCCGCGCCGTTCTTTGAGCCTGCAAAATTAACCAACAACGACGGGGTTTGCACAGTTTCAGCCAATTTTGCCGGGTAATCTTCCGCGCGCGTCCATTTGTGGCCTGCGCCCTCCTCTTTTCTTATGAATCATTCCGAACGCTTAGCGGCTTTTGTGGCCCTCGGCCAGCGCCTCACCTCCCTCAATTCTGACGAACTGACCGCACTGGCGGCCCGCGCCCGCAACCAGAACGCCTGGTTCGACCGGTCCAACGTGACGGCTGCCGTAGCCGGCATTGCGCACCTGCTGGCCGAAGCGCCGCTGCGCCACTGGGCCGCCCGCTACCCCACCGAGCCCACCACCGTGCGCCAGGTGGGCGTGGTGATGGCCGGTAATATTCCCATGGTGGGCTTCCACGACCTGCTGTGCGTGCTGCTCAGCGGCCATGTGCTGCTGGCCAAGCTCAGCGCCGACGACACGACTCTGATGACCTGGCTGATGGAAGAGCTGGTGAACATCGAGCCCCGCTTTGCGGACTTTATGAAAGTGCTGCCGCGCCTGAACGCAGCCGATGCCTTCATCGCCACCGGCTCGGATAATACGGCCCGCTACTTTGAATTTTATTTTGGCCAGCGGCCGCACCTCATTCGCCGCAACCGGACTAGCGTGGCCGTGCTCACGGGCCAGGAAACCAGCGCGGAGCTGGCCCTGCTGGGACCCGATATTTTCCAGTACTACGGCCTGGGCTGCCGCAATGTGAGCAAGCTGTTCGTGCCCGAAAGCTACGACTTTGTGCCCCTGCTCGATGCGCTGCATGGCTTTGAGACCATTCTGCATCATCATAAATACAACAACAACTACGACTACAACAAGAGCATTCTGCTGGTGAATGCCGTGCCGCACTACGACACGGGTTTCCTGCTGCTCACGCGCAGCGCGGCGCTGGTATCGCCCATTTCGGTGGTGCATTACACCGAGTATGCCAGCGAAATCGACCTGGTGGACCAGCTCACCGACGTGGCAACCCAGACGCAGTGCGTGGTATCGGCCAGCGGGCGGTTTGCAGGCAGCGTGCCGTTTGGCAAGGCCCAGGCTCCGGGCGTAGAGGAGTATGCCGACCGCGTGGACACCATGGAATTTCTGGCGCAGCTAACTTAGAGATTTCATCTAACCATCAGACACCGGCGGGTAGTTTATCATTTGCATAGAGCAAGGGCGGCATTTTGCGTACCTCTCCTCAACCCATTCGCTTTTCATTTACCGTCATGTCTTTCACCTATTCCGCTGATACTGTTGAAATTGTTGAGAAGGAAGAAATAGCCGATATGAACTTCGGCCCGGCCGACGTACTGCCCACCGAAGCCGACCGTCAGCGCCGCCGCGCCGATGCCGACCGCCCCGTGACACTGGGCAATACCTACCACGGCAAGCTCGACATCTATTTCCAGACCACTGACGGGGCTACCAAGCGCGTGGGCACCACCATCTAGGCCGCCGATGCGGAGCATCTCACGCTGAAATCGGGCGCTTCGCTGCCGTTGCGCGCCGTACTTGGGTTTGATTTTTATTAGCCTATAAGAGAGCTAGAAAAACGGTCATGCTGAGCGTAGCCGAAGCATGACCGTGCTTGTTTATTCTGGCTGGTTTCGCGCTTACTGTGCTACCAAGTGCTGGAGCGTGCGCTCAATCATGGCATCAACCACGGCACCGGCGTTTTCGGCGAATTCGCCGGTGGCGCGGTTGGCCACAATGGCGTTCAACGACAATACTTCGTGGCCCAGCAGGCGGCCCAGGGAATAATAGCCGGCCGTTTCCATCTCGAAGTTGCTGAGGCGGAATTCGCCTTCGCTGCTCTGGTGGCGGAAGTTCTGCAGGCGGGAGATGTAGTCGGGCTGGCGCAGGGGCAGGCGCAGGCTGCGGCCCTGCGGACCGTAGAAGCCGGGGCAGGTGAGCGTGTTGCCCATCGTCATGCCGGCCCCCAGCTGCTCGCGGAGCAAGTCGGAGCCGCGCACTACATAGGGCGCAAACGGCAGGCCCAGTGAGCGCTGCAGCTCGGTGGCTATTTCGGTTTCAAGGCCGGTTTCCATCAGCGGGTAAAACTGCATGAGGCTGTCGAGGCCCACGGCGTGCTCGGTGGCCAGCATCGTGCCGATGGGCACATCGGCCTGCAAGCTGCCGCTGGTACCCAGCCGGATGATGCGCAGGCTCAGCCGCTCCTCCACGGGGCGCACCTCGCGGGCCATGAAGTCGATGTTAACCAACGCATCAAGCTCGTTCATCACGATGTCGATGTTATCGGTGCCCATGCCGGTGCTGAGTACCGTGAGGCGCTTGCCGCGGTAGTAGCCTACGTGGGTCACGAACTCGCGGTGCGTGGTTTCAAACTCTATCGAATCGAAATGCCGGCTCACCTGGGCCACCCGCGCCGGGTCGCCCACGGTGAGGATGGTATCGGAAATGTGGTCGGGCAGCAGGTTGAGGTGGTAAATGCTCCCGTCGGGGTTGAGGATGAGTTCGGAGGAGGGAATCATAGGAAGGAATTAAAAATGAAGAATTAAAAATTAACAATGGAGTTGTTAAGAAAGTCACAAAAGGTACTCAAACGGTCATGCAGCGCGCAGCGAAGCATCTTGCTCGCATCGTTGAACGGACCTGACGATGCAAGCAAGATGCTTCGCTGCGCGCTGCATGACCGTTCGGGGACTTTCTAAACAGCTTCAATCAAAGCTGTCGGGGCACAAGGCTGTGGCCGGGCATTTTTAATTCTTAATTTTTAATTCCTCACTTAGCGTAGGAGGCCAGGCCCTGGGCGGGGTTATAGTGGTTACTGAGCTTGGGGTAGGTACCGGTACCATCGTATACGCGCTTGTCGGGGTGCTGGGCGCAGGCTTCGGAGCAGGCCCCTTGCAGGTTATTGCCGCAGGCTTCGCAGAGCGGCAGGTGGGCGTTGCAGTGCGGATTGGCGCAGTTGATGAGGCGGGCGCTGGGCTGCTGGCAGTGGTGGCAGCGCGAAATCACGGTAGGGTTCACGCGGTTCACATCCACGGCCACGCGGTTGTCGAACACGTAGCACTGGCCGTCGAAATCCTCGCCCCCGGCCTCGATGCCGTATTTGATGATGCCGCCATGCAGCTGGTACACGTTCTCAAAACCCTGCTCCAAGAGGTAGGCGCTGGCTTTTTCGCACTTCACGCCGCCGGTGCAATACGTCAGAATTTTCTTGTCCTTGAATTCCTTGAGGCGCTCGACGCGGTCGGGGAAATCGCGGAAATTCTCAATATCCAGCGTCACGGCATTTTTGAAGCGGCCGAGGTTGTACTCGTAGTCTGAGCGTACGTCGACCACTACCACGTCGTCGCGGTCCTTGAGGGCCTTGAATTCTGCGGGCGAAAGGTGCTGGCCGGTTTTCTCGTGGGGCCGCACGTGGTGCAGGCTGCTGTGCACGATTTCGGACTTCACCCGCACGTGCAGCTTCTGGAAGGTGTGGGCTTCCACCTCGTCAATCTTAAACTCCAGCGCGGTAAAGCGCGGGTCGGCTTTCACGGCCGTCATGTAGGCCGCGCAGCTTTCGTACGTGCCCGATACCGTGCCGTTCAGCCCCTCGGCTGCCACGATGATGCGCCCGCGCAAATCCAGCGCCAAGCACAAGCGGTGGTGCTCGTCGCGGAACTGCTCGGGGTTGTCGAGCGGGGTGTAGCAGTAATAAAGAAGAGCCTGATACATTTTGAGTTATGAGTTAAAAGTTATGAGTTCAGAGTTGTGGCCAGGAGAAACGCCAGGGAACGAGCGAAAAATCCTAACTCTGAACTCATAACTCCTTTAGACTTTCACCGCCGGGTTGCCGAATACCGTTTGGCCGTTGGCCACGTCGGCCACTACAACGGAGCCAGCGCCAACACGGGCCTTGTCGCCGATTTTTACGCCAGCTACCACTACCGCACCGGCCCCGATGAAGGCTTGTTCGCCCACTTTCACATCGGCCCCGAGCAGGGCACCGCTGCCCAGCTGGGCGTAGTCGCCCACGGTGGCGCGGGCCTCTACTACGGCGTTGGCCCCCACCAGGCAGCCATCGCCGAGGGTGGCAGTGGCGGCTACCACGGCGTTGGGGCCAATGTAGTTGCCGTGGCCCAGCGTGGCGTGGTTCGAAACACTGGCCCGCTCGTGAATGGCATTTACGGGCACGGCTTCGTACTCGGTGCGCAGCATTTGGGTGAGGCTGCGGCGGCTTGCGGTGTCTTCGGTGGCCACAAAAACTTCGCACTTTTTACCCAGCAGCTTCAGCAGCTCGCCGTCGTCGGTGTTGCCCATTACGGGCACGTCGAGCAGCTCTGTGCCTTGCAGCTTCTTATCGTCGTCGAGCATGCAATACACGACCACGTCGTTGGAGAGAAAGGCGTCGAGGGCGGCGGTGCCCACGGTTTGGGCACCAAGAATGATAACGGGATTTTCCATGGAGGGAATTCGGATGAAAGTGGCCCGGCCCGCCGGCCGCAAATTGCGCCGCTGCCAGGCCCGGCCGTGCAAAGGTACGGCACGCGCCGCAGGGGTAATTCCGGCAGGATGCCAAGGCTGAACCAACGGTTATATATCCCGAAAACCCAGCCGGCGCAGGGCCGCTGCCGCGTAGTCGTTTTGCAGCAGCAGCAGCACCAGATACGGCATCAGGTCGCTGCGGTAGCGATGCAGCGAGCCCAGGTTGGGCGTAGTCAGCCCCATCAGAGCGGCCAGCACCAGGCAGAAAATCACCAGCCCCAGCCCCAATACAAACGGCAAACGGCCCGCCCGACCCCGCACCGCGCTCACGGCCGCAGCTACCAACAGAACCAGCAGGAGTAGGTTTTCGGCGCCAGCGGCGGCCAGCCGTGGTTCGCGGGTTTCACCCAGGTAAGGGCGCGTCAGGGTATTGGCTACCGCCTGCGGGGCATAGCTCAGCACGCTTTCCAGCGTGGGGCGCAAGTCTGAGTACTCGAAATGGGGCCGTCCCACCAGGTTGGGCAGGAAGGAGGTGTACACGCGCACCACTTGGTTGGTGAATTTATTCACGCTAAAGGCCACGCTCATCTGCTGAGCCAGCCACAGGCCGGAGCTCAGCACCGCCAGCAGCGCCACAGCCTGTGCCCAGCGGGGCCGCGCCAGCCCGTGCAGCTGCAGCCCTCGCACCAGCGCAATGCCCACCAGCACGGCCAGCAGCGGCGCGGCAAAAAAGTAGCGCATTTTGAAGTGGACAAATGCCAGTACTCCAACTGCCAGCCACCAGCCGGCCCGGCCCCACCAGGTGGAGGACGTTCGGGCTTCGGGATTTCCGTACAACCGCTCCAGCACAAGGGCCGTTAGCCACGCCCCGCTGCCTACCAGCAAGGATTCCTTGCTCAGGCCCGTAGCCCAGAACCACACCGACGGCCACAACAAAAAGGCCACCGCACCCGCCCCGGCCGGAGTATTCGGGAATACCCGGGCCAGCACCCGCACCAGCTGCCAGCTGCTTACGAAGGCAAACAAGCTCAGATACAAGCCATTCAGCCAGCCAATTCCGCCCGACGCCAGGTTCAAAAACGCCAGTATTTTAATAAAAAACCAGGTATTGGAAAGCCCTTGATAGACGGCTGTGTAATCATTAATACGAATAGGAGTCGCAATATGAATGAGCGTAACGGCCTGCGTGAGCGTTTGCCACGCCTGGCCCGGATGCTCCCATAGCTGCGCCGTGATGGGCTTGCTCAGGTCGCTCATGAACTCAGCATCGAGCTGCAAATGCCAGTTCCGCGCCAGGCCCACGGCCACGCGCACGCCCAGACCCACCACCAGGGCGGCCCGCCACCAGCCCGCCGGGGCCTCGCGCCACTGCCGCAGCAGCCACGGCAATAGCCCGGCCAGCAGGGCCGCATTAAGCAAAATGGCCAGCGCTACTTTCACCGTGCTACGCGGGGTTGTTGCACCAGCCGGCTACCAATGGAGCAGTGCAGGCAGCGGCGCGGCGCGCAATAATTCTTGTGCAGCGCCAGCAGTCCCTGCGAGTCGGCGGCCGTGCGGTGCGCGAAGCCCAGGGCCTCGTACACATCGGTGTACTGGTTGTGCTCGGCCGGCAGCTCCGACAGCAGGGCCACGCTGCTTTCGACCAGCGCGGGCTGGCCTACATACCGGGCATAGGCCACGCGCAGCGGAACTACTACATTGGTAATGAGCAAGTCGATGCTACTTTTGCCCAGGCCCGGCACCTTGCCCGGCCGGCCGGGCCGGAAGTGCGCTCGCCAGTATGCCGGCGCGGGAGCCTGAAAAAACTCCGCCAGCGCGGCCACGCTATGGGCCGTGAGCAAGGCATCGAACAAGGCCGGGCGGGCGTGGAGCAAGCCCGCCAGCTGGCCCAGCCGCACGGGCGGAAAGTTGGCCGGTCGCAGGCGCAAGTAGTTCCATTCGTGCACGGCCAGCGCGGCGTCGGCCAGGCTGTATTTATGCCGCAGAAACTCGTATTCCTGCCTCAGGTCCCGGATGTATTCATCGGTAGTAGTCTCCTCATTTTCAACCAGAAATCCAGCCTGTCCGAATAACAGGGCTTCGAGCTGGCGCTGGTCGTGGCGGTGGCGGCGCAGCACGCTTAGCGGCAGGGCTTTGGCGAGG
This region includes:
- a CDS encoding valine--tRNA ligase, with amino-acid sequence MSLATTYSPTDVEAKWYQRWQEQGFFKAKPNPKKQPYTVVIPPPNVTGVLHMGHMLNNTIQDVLVRRARMQGKEACWVPGTDHASIATEAKVVALLKEQGISKTDLTREEFLAHAFQWKDKYGGIILEQLKQLGASCDWDRTRFTMEPDLTDAVLRVFVDLYNKGLIYRGVRMVNWDPEGRTAISDEEVIAKDVQAKMYYLKYYLADSFQPLAVSSSSDEANSQQLAANSYILVATSRPETIMADVAVAVNPNDPRFSHLAGAKLRIPLLGREIPVIFDEYVSIDFGTGALKVTPAHDLNDYELGVKHNLPVIDILADNGTLNEKAILYVGQDRFAVRRQIAKDLQEAGLLEKIEEYASIVQTSERTKAVIEPKLSLQWFMKMEHMAKPALDAVENDTVRLHPPKFKNMYRAWMENVRDWCISRQLWWGQQIPAYYLPDGTFVVALTAEDALQQAIAQTGRADLQLSDLRQDEDVLDTWFSSWLWPISVFDGFKDPDNADINYFYPTNDLVTGPDILFFWVARMIMAGIEYRQEVPFKNVYLTGIVRDAQGRKMSKQLGNSPDPLDLIAQYGADGVRTGMLFSAPAGNDLLYDVKLVEQGRNFSNKLWNAFRLVKGWEADASLPFVNEKAVTWFNARLQAAIVEMDDHFEKFRMSDALMTIYKLVWDDFCALYLEMVKPAYQHPIDAESLRHTTAYLETLLKLLHPFMPFITEELWHELAERGPRDYVTVAPWPRATAPANGAETLTSMDKALAIVAGIRAVRNQKNLGPNKPLTLVAKTDDPQLVTDYDGIIRKLGSIMEVSFADAGPAASVSFVLGTGEFFIPLEGHIDLAAERTRLEKELEYAQGFRDSVQKKLGNEKFAQNAKPEVLEKERQKLADAEAKIAALEQALKGL
- a CDS encoding carbon-nitrogen hydrolase family protein; this translates as MASLFSFRKPAPPAPVLPEVQAPIGTLRIGLGQLLVEGGEPARNLARAVEQIAQAAAQQCELVLLPETLDFAWTHPSALYEAQPIPGLYSDMLCEAAARHQIYVCAGLTERAADGRNFNAAILIDPQGNIIVKYHKINLLDIEQPYYAVGQTLNVVDTPLGKIGVNICADNYLDGLPIGHTLARMGAEFIIAPASWTVDYSITEENDPYQEKWVKPFSILAQLYNVVVVSVTSVGYIVGGPYEGKKSVGCSLAVDAHGVRAQGAFNEFAGQLVVADLARPHRPERGTDIGLMLQRKGYRFDQLP
- a CDS encoding adenine nucleotide alpha hydrolase family protein — encoded protein: MDTTAPGITFDSEGTCSFCDVHDRMETAFPLGKIGRETVRQQANEMRRAGRNRRYDCVVGLSGGRDSTYTLWYCVTQLKLRPLAVHFNDGFGNPVAGENMARTCQRLGVELRTITSDWRESKDLKIAFLKASVPDMEEGTDLGIATALYGVAAKEGIQHLIIGQSFRTEGIAPLSWNFLDGRYLRAVHKQFGTVPLRRWQPADPGFNLGVKEMFYYAFVRRIKTITLLYHLDYVRTEVDEILVRELAWKSPGAHYSDDLYQSLIYYLNRIKFNIDRRLFNYSALVRSGQMSREVALHRISSVNSIEDESIISLCIKRLGLTRAEFEAIVAAPVKTFHDYPNNYALLKLLRGPIKLMSRLNLIPESAYDKYFNCGT
- a CDS encoding 4Fe-4S dicluster domain-containing protein; its protein translation is MAIMITDECINCGACEPECPNNAIYEGGAQWRWADGTSLKEVAAPDGTVVGGTAPQIPVSDEYYYIVSDKCTECVGFHEEPQCAAVCPVDCCVDDPDYRETRERLLEKKEWLHIAA
- a CDS encoding acyl-CoA reductase, producing the protein MNHSERLAAFVALGQRLTSLNSDELTALAARARNQNAWFDRSNVTAAVAGIAHLLAEAPLRHWAARYPTEPTTVRQVGVVMAGNIPMVGFHDLLCVLLSGHVLLAKLSADDTTLMTWLMEELVNIEPRFADFMKVLPRLNAADAFIATGSDNTARYFEFYFGQRPHLIRRNRTSVAVLTGQETSAELALLGPDIFQYYGLGCRNVSKLFVPESYDFVPLLDALHGFETILHHHKYNNNYDYNKSILLVNAVPHYDTGFLLLTRSAALVSPISVVHYTEYASEIDLVDQLTDVATQTQCVVSASGRFAGSVPFGKAQAPGVEEYADRVDTMEFLAQLT
- a CDS encoding nucleoside phosphorylase → MIPSSELILNPDGSIYHLNLLPDHISDTILTVGDPARVAQVSRHFDSIEFETTHREFVTHVGYYRGKRLTVLSTGMGTDNIDIVMNELDALVNIDFMAREVRPVEERLSLRIIRLGTSGSLQADVPIGTMLATEHAVGLDSLMQFYPLMETGLETEIATELQRSLGLPFAPYVVRGSDLLREQLGAGMTMGNTLTCPGFYGPQGRSLRLPLRQPDYISRLQNFRHQSSEGEFRLSNFEMETAGYYSLGRLLGHEVLSLNAIVANRATGEFAENAGAVVDAMIERTLQHLVAQ
- the trhO gene encoding oxygen-dependent tRNA uridine(34) hydroxylase TrhO codes for the protein MYQALLYYCYTPLDNPEQFRDEHHRLCLALDLRGRIIVAAEGLNGTVSGTYESCAAYMTAVKADPRFTALEFKIDEVEAHTFQKLHVRVKSEIVHSSLHHVRPHEKTGQHLSPAEFKALKDRDDVVVVDVRSDYEYNLGRFKNAVTLDIENFRDFPDRVERLKEFKDKKILTYCTGGVKCEKASAYLLEQGFENVYQLHGGIIKYGIEAGGEDFDGQCYVFDNRVAVDVNRVNPTVISRCHHCQQPSARLINCANPHCNAHLPLCEACGNNLQGACSEACAQHPDKRVYDGTGTYPKLSNHYNPAQGLASYAK
- a CDS encoding NeuD/PglB/VioB family sugar acetyltransferase, whose product is MENPVIILGAQTVGTAALDAFLSNDVVVYCMLDDDKKLQGTELLDVPVMGNTDDGELLKLLGKKCEVFVATEDTASRRSLTQMLRTEYEAVPVNAIHERASVSNHATLGHGNYIGPNAVVAATATLGDGCLVGANAVVEARATVGDYAQLGSGALLGADVKVGEQAFIGAGAVVVAGVKIGDKARVGAGSVVVADVANGQTVFGNPAVKV
- a CDS encoding DUF2851 family protein, producing the protein MKEDFLHYVWQNQYFDKADLRTAEGEEIQVLKPGHRNADAGPDFLNARLRLGEVEWNGAVEIHLRASDWARHQHQTDPKYDQVILHVVGQHDADVARTNGSLIPALALQSRLAPELLARYQALVDAPAAAPLPCAPLLNLVPEITRTMMAERALLERVERKADDVMALHQHLGQDWEATAYHALMAAFGFQKNSEPLARLAKALPLSVLRRHRHDQRQLEALLFGQAGFLVENEETTTDEYIRDLRQEYEFLRHKYSLADAALAVHEWNYLRLRPANFPPVRLGQLAGLLHARPALFDALLTAHSVAALAEFFQAPAPAYWRAHFRPGRPGKVPGLGKSSIDLLITNVVVPLRVAYARYVGQPALVESSVALLSELPAEHNQYTDVYEALGFAHRTAADSQGLLALHKNYCAPRRCLHCSIGSRLVQQPRVAR